Proteins from one Bartonella sp. HY328 genomic window:
- the ureG gene encoding urease accessory protein UreG translates to MTSAFSENGPLRIGIGGPVGSGKTTLTEMLCKALRDRYSIGVVTNDIYTKEDALILNRLQALPEDRIIGVETGGCPHTAIREDASINLQAIADLRERHSDLDMVFIESGGDNLAATFSPDLADLTLYVISVCQGEKIPRKGGPAITRSDLLIVNKKDLAPYVGADLDVMQEDTKQQRGMKPFVFTDMLRRDGLDEVIAFIEKAGGFIRSFG, encoded by the coding sequence ATGACTTCTGCTTTTTCTGAAAATGGCCCTTTGCGTATTGGTATTGGTGGGCCAGTTGGTTCAGGCAAAACCACTTTAACCGAAATGCTATGTAAGGCCTTACGCGATCGTTATTCGATTGGTGTTGTCACCAATGATATTTACACCAAGGAAGATGCGCTGATTTTAAACCGCTTGCAAGCTTTGCCAGAAGATCGCATCATTGGTGTTGAAACGGGCGGATGTCCCCATACCGCTATTCGTGAAGATGCCAGCATTAATTTGCAAGCCATTGCCGATTTACGCGAGCGCCATAGCGATCTTGATATGGTGTTTATTGAATCGGGCGGTGATAATCTTGCCGCAACCTTCTCACCTGATCTTGCTGATTTAACCCTTTATGTTATTTCTGTCTGTCAGGGGGAAAAAATTCCGCGTAAAGGTGGGCCGGCTATCACGCGCTCGGATTTGTTGATCGTTAATAAGAAAGATCTAGCCCCTTATGTTGGTGCTGATCTTGATGTCATGCAGGAAGATACCAAACAACAGCGCGGCATGAAGCCATTTGTCTTTACCGACATGCTGCGCCGTGATGGGCTTGATGAGGTCATTGCTTTTATTGAAAAAGCCGGTGGATTTATCCGCAGCTTCGGCTGA
- a CDS encoding DNA-binding response regulator, protein MNNKTLERVIILVIDDSAEMQNLMQDALAPSKAMVLAALNGKDALEIVKRVTPDLIFMDAIMPHMDGFATTLKLKSDPSLAHVPIIFMTGLDDSDNMIKGLEAGAVDYITKPIKIDEMLARLHVHLKNARATQSARTALDFSGRFLFACNMLGKILWSTPQASQLLVNMEKDTLSQNWQQNQLVPFLQNKSPLGSSLDIAHEDQHLKLTYMAQSGNDEYLFRLNSVDESAAKRLQQRFELTARETEICEWLGHGKSNKDIADILGLSPRTVNKHLESIFSKLGVENRAAAAALLTRSIHQED, encoded by the coding sequence ATGAATAATAAAACCTTGGAACGTGTTATTATCCTTGTTATTGATGATAGTGCAGAAATGCAAAACCTGATGCAAGACGCGCTTGCGCCAAGTAAAGCCATGGTGCTTGCCGCACTAAATGGCAAAGATGCGTTAGAAATTGTTAAGCGTGTAACCCCAGATCTTATTTTTATGGATGCGATTATGCCCCATATGGATGGTTTTGCCACCACGCTGAAATTGAAATCTGATCCATCCCTTGCCCATGTGCCGATTATTTTTATGACCGGACTTGATGATAGTGACAACATGATTAAAGGGCTTGAGGCAGGTGCAGTTGACTATATTACCAAGCCGATAAAAATTGATGAAATGTTGGCGCGCCTTCATGTGCATCTTAAAAATGCCCGTGCTACCCAATCTGCCCGCACTGCGCTTGATTTTAGCGGTCGTTTTCTTTTTGCTTGCAATATGCTTGGCAAAATACTTTGGTCAACGCCGCAAGCTTCGCAATTATTAGTAAATATGGAAAAAGACACTTTATCCCAAAACTGGCAACAAAACCAATTAGTACCGTTTTTGCAAAATAAATCACCCCTTGGTAGCTCGCTTGATATTGCCCATGAGGATCAACATTTAAAACTTACCTATATGGCACAAAGCGGTAATGATGAATATCTTTTTCGCCTTAATAGTGTTGATGAAAGTGCAGCAAAACGCCTGCAACAACGCTTTGAATTAACTGCGCGAGAAACCGAGATTTGCGAGTGGCTAGGCCATGGAAAATCCAATAAGGATATTGCCGACATATTGGGACTATCACCACGCACAGTTAATAAGCATTTGGAATCTATTTTTTCCAAATTAGGGGTCGAAAATAGGGCGGCAGCCGCAGCCCTATTAACCCGTTCTATCCATCAAGAAGATTAA